One genomic region from Ammospiza caudacuta isolate bAmmCau1 chromosome 1, bAmmCau1.pri, whole genome shotgun sequence encodes:
- the TNFRSF11A gene encoding tumor necrosis factor receptor superfamily member 11A isoform X2, translated as MPVPSGCWLLLLCLAAAGKQLSLQITPPCESEQHYEYLGRCCRKCEPGKYLSARCTATSDSVCQPCGPNEYMDVWNEEDKCLLHKICDQGKALREVNPGNSTFQRQCACTMGYHWNEDCDCCQRNTMCAPGLGVKPPVQQDRDTMCIPCPRGYFSKVSSSTDECKSWTNCTALGMEEIVPGTDKSDAVCKEQKMPEPSEDGTHRILYVLIVVLFFVTLIGIVVFIVYYKKKGKKLTDLQNWANEVCSQIKGTKELPRDALVTVNITNAPVPQTAEGTCLLVPSGSPVPGKSCCTSGHTPCRNESPSTEPCEAGEFSVVTETDDYQFPPVPTEDEYVDKDLNNTDYLSLLSQTASKTVSSFSQPMEAGENDSLNQYFSGIGSTEDISVSPGFHPPSNTDGAHVATDQLLQKSCQHAHSCPKETGNKDIDNFATNCDSKKICVRCGILYRESPQKCYKPCRAAADSTSTSPETGSCAQCTCVLNFLSAGQSTLGNNLGMEDAPSDSTNVKYQNTNGSTSGTQSSTSGTNSSTSDLPPASGNVTGNSNSTFISSGQVMNFKGDIIVVYLSQNSQEGTAASSGLSEDNVGSPVQEENLSRCETFAGNAQHYKEKCAELQGTRPAPGSGGPRWPGGALAQEWGPSCGGQASQPVQEEGKLGHFSEKVLN; from the exons ctgtcaCTACAAATCACTCCTCCATGTGAGAGCGAGCAACACTATGAGTACTTGGGACGGTGCTGCAGGAAGTGTGAGCCAG GGAAGTATTTGTCTGCTAGATGCACTGCTACTTCTGATAGCGTGTGCCAGCCATGTGGCCCAAACGAGTATATGGATGTCTGGAATGAAGAAGATAAATGCTTACTACATAAAATATGTGATCAAG GGAAGGCCTTGAGAGAAGTGAACCCAGGGAACAGCACGTTCCAGCGGCAGTGTGCTTGTACGATGGGCTACCACTGGAACGAGGACTGCGACTGCTGCCAGAGAAATACCATGTGTGCTCCCGGACTCGGAGTCAAGCCTCCTG TGCAACAAGACAGGGACACAATGTGCATACCATGTCCCAGAGGCTACTTCTCAAAGGTCTCTTCATCCACTGACGAGTGTAAATCCTGGACCAA CTGTACAGCTCTAGGAATGGAAGAAATTGTGCCTGGGACTGACAAGTCTGATGCAGTTTGTAAAGAACAGAAGATGCCTGAGCCATCAGAAGATG GAACACACAGGATCTTGTACGTGTTAATTGTCGTCTTGTTTTTCGTGACACTAATTGGCATTGTCGTCTTCATTGTATACTAcaagaagaaggggaaaaagctGACAG ATCTACAGAACTGGGCTAATGAAGTGTGCAGCCAAATAAAAGGAACAAAG gaACTCCCCAGAGATGCACTTGTTACTGTGAACATCACAAATGCTCCTGTCCCCCAGACTGCTGAAGGCACATGTCTCCTGGTCCCCTCGGGCTCTCCCGTCCCTGGAAAATCATGCTGCACCTCTGGTCACACTCCTTGCAGGAATGagagccccagcacagagccttgTGAGGCAGGAGAGTTTTCTGTAGTAACCGAGACTGATGATTACCAATTCCCACCAGTTCCCACGGAAGATGAGTACGTGGATAAGGACCTCAATAACACTGATTATTTATCTTTGCTAAGTCAGACTGCAAGTAAAACTGTGTCATCATTTTCACAACCAATGGAGGCAGGGGAGAACGACAGCTTGAACCAGTACTTTTCAGGTATTGGGAGCACAGAGGACATATCAGTCTCTCCAGGCTTTCACCCTCCCTCCAACACAGATGGGGCACACGTTGCCACGGACCAGCTTCTACAGAAATCTTGCCAACATGCCCACAGTTGCCCGAAGGAAACAGGCAACAAAGACATAGATAATTTTGCAACAAACTGTGACTCAAAGAAGATCTGTGTGAGGTGTGGCATTTTGTACAGAGAATCTCCCCAAAAGTGTTACAAACCCTGTCGTGCTGCGGCTGACAGCACCTCCACCTCCCCAGAAACTGGTTCCTGTGCCCAGTGCACTTGTGTTTtgaattttctctctgctggtCAGAGCACTCTAGGAAACAATCTTGGTATGGAAGATGCACCTTCAGATAGTACTAACGTGAAGTACCAGAACACAAACGGAAGCACttcagggacacagagcagcacttcaGGGACAAACAGCAGCACTTCAGACCTCCCTCCAGCATCTG GAAATGTGACTGGAAACAGTAACTCCACCTTTATTTCAAGTGGACAAGTAATGAATTTCAAGGGCGACATCATTGTTGTGTACCTTAGCCAGAACTCTCAGGAGGGGACGGCGGCCTCCTCGGGGCTGAGCGAGGACAACGTGGGCAGCCCGGTGCAGGAGGAGAACCTCAGCCGCTGCGAGACCTTCGCCGGCAACGCCCAGCACTACAAGGAGaagtgtgcagagctgcagggcacccgcccggccccgggcagCGGGGGACCACGGTGGCCTGgtggagccctggcccaggagtGGGGCCCCTCCTGCGGTGGCCAAGCCTCCCAGCCCgtgcaggaggaggggaagcTGGGACACTTCTCGGAGAAGGTGTTGAACTGA
- the TNFRSF11A gene encoding tumor necrosis factor receptor superfamily member 11A isoform X1, which translates to MPVPSGCWLLLLCLAAAGKQLSLQITPPCESEQHYEYLGRCCRKCEPGKYLSARCTATSDSVCQPCGPNEYMDVWNEEDKCLLHKICDQGKALREVNPGNSTFQRQCACTMGYHWNEDCDCCQRNTMCAPGLGVKPPVQQDRDTMCIPCPRGYFSKVSSSTDECKSWTNCTALGMEEIVPGTDKSDAVCKEQKMPEPSEDGTHRILYVLIVVLFFVTLIGIVVFIVYYKKKGKKLTADLQNWANEVCSQIKGTKELPRDALVTVNITNAPVPQTAEGTCLLVPSGSPVPGKSCCTSGHTPCRNESPSTEPCEAGEFSVVTETDDYQFPPVPTEDEYVDKDLNNTDYLSLLSQTASKTVSSFSQPMEAGENDSLNQYFSGIGSTEDISVSPGFHPPSNTDGAHVATDQLLQKSCQHAHSCPKETGNKDIDNFATNCDSKKICVRCGILYRESPQKCYKPCRAAADSTSTSPETGSCAQCTCVLNFLSAGQSTLGNNLGMEDAPSDSTNVKYQNTNGSTSGTQSSTSGTNSSTSDLPPASGNVTGNSNSTFISSGQVMNFKGDIIVVYLSQNSQEGTAASSGLSEDNVGSPVQEENLSRCETFAGNAQHYKEKCAELQGTRPAPGSGGPRWPGGALAQEWGPSCGGQASQPVQEEGKLGHFSEKVLN; encoded by the exons ctgtcaCTACAAATCACTCCTCCATGTGAGAGCGAGCAACACTATGAGTACTTGGGACGGTGCTGCAGGAAGTGTGAGCCAG GGAAGTATTTGTCTGCTAGATGCACTGCTACTTCTGATAGCGTGTGCCAGCCATGTGGCCCAAACGAGTATATGGATGTCTGGAATGAAGAAGATAAATGCTTACTACATAAAATATGTGATCAAG GGAAGGCCTTGAGAGAAGTGAACCCAGGGAACAGCACGTTCCAGCGGCAGTGTGCTTGTACGATGGGCTACCACTGGAACGAGGACTGCGACTGCTGCCAGAGAAATACCATGTGTGCTCCCGGACTCGGAGTCAAGCCTCCTG TGCAACAAGACAGGGACACAATGTGCATACCATGTCCCAGAGGCTACTTCTCAAAGGTCTCTTCATCCACTGACGAGTGTAAATCCTGGACCAA CTGTACAGCTCTAGGAATGGAAGAAATTGTGCCTGGGACTGACAAGTCTGATGCAGTTTGTAAAGAACAGAAGATGCCTGAGCCATCAGAAGATG GAACACACAGGATCTTGTACGTGTTAATTGTCGTCTTGTTTTTCGTGACACTAATTGGCATTGTCGTCTTCATTGTATACTAcaagaagaaggggaaaaagctGACAG CAGATCTACAGAACTGGGCTAATGAAGTGTGCAGCCAAATAAAAGGAACAAAG gaACTCCCCAGAGATGCACTTGTTACTGTGAACATCACAAATGCTCCTGTCCCCCAGACTGCTGAAGGCACATGTCTCCTGGTCCCCTCGGGCTCTCCCGTCCCTGGAAAATCATGCTGCACCTCTGGTCACACTCCTTGCAGGAATGagagccccagcacagagccttgTGAGGCAGGAGAGTTTTCTGTAGTAACCGAGACTGATGATTACCAATTCCCACCAGTTCCCACGGAAGATGAGTACGTGGATAAGGACCTCAATAACACTGATTATTTATCTTTGCTAAGTCAGACTGCAAGTAAAACTGTGTCATCATTTTCACAACCAATGGAGGCAGGGGAGAACGACAGCTTGAACCAGTACTTTTCAGGTATTGGGAGCACAGAGGACATATCAGTCTCTCCAGGCTTTCACCCTCCCTCCAACACAGATGGGGCACACGTTGCCACGGACCAGCTTCTACAGAAATCTTGCCAACATGCCCACAGTTGCCCGAAGGAAACAGGCAACAAAGACATAGATAATTTTGCAACAAACTGTGACTCAAAGAAGATCTGTGTGAGGTGTGGCATTTTGTACAGAGAATCTCCCCAAAAGTGTTACAAACCCTGTCGTGCTGCGGCTGACAGCACCTCCACCTCCCCAGAAACTGGTTCCTGTGCCCAGTGCACTTGTGTTTtgaattttctctctgctggtCAGAGCACTCTAGGAAACAATCTTGGTATGGAAGATGCACCTTCAGATAGTACTAACGTGAAGTACCAGAACACAAACGGAAGCACttcagggacacagagcagcacttcaGGGACAAACAGCAGCACTTCAGACCTCCCTCCAGCATCTG GAAATGTGACTGGAAACAGTAACTCCACCTTTATTTCAAGTGGACAAGTAATGAATTTCAAGGGCGACATCATTGTTGTGTACCTTAGCCAGAACTCTCAGGAGGGGACGGCGGCCTCCTCGGGGCTGAGCGAGGACAACGTGGGCAGCCCGGTGCAGGAGGAGAACCTCAGCCGCTGCGAGACCTTCGCCGGCAACGCCCAGCACTACAAGGAGaagtgtgcagagctgcagggcacccgcccggccccgggcagCGGGGGACCACGGTGGCCTGgtggagccctggcccaggagtGGGGCCCCTCCTGCGGTGGCCAAGCCTCCCAGCCCgtgcaggaggaggggaagcTGGGACACTTCTCGGAGAAGGTGTTGAACTGA